In one Mesorhizobium australicum genomic region, the following are encoded:
- a CDS encoding transporter substrate-binding domain-containing protein, which translates to MTKLRVFLAGLVAAILLPALAAAQALPDLGGKKIVVVTENAYFPLQFVDPKTGQPVGWEYDAMAALAEKLNFSVEYQNTSWDAMIQAVSDKQYDMGMTGITIKDERKEKVDFSDPYMLSEIFMLVRADESRFSEPKAFAADDKLLVGAQAGTSPFYVAVYNVLDGNEANPRIKLFETFAASVAALQAGDVDLVLTDSAGGKALVAASGGKLKMVGAPLQAEEFGFIFPKSSDLVAPINAGIAALKADGTFDAITQKWFVDYKP; encoded by the coding sequence ATGACCAAGCTGAGAGTGTTTCTTGCCGGCCTCGTCGCGGCCATCCTGCTGCCGGCATTGGCGGCCGCCCAGGCGCTCCCCGATCTCGGCGGCAAGAAGATCGTGGTCGTCACCGAGAACGCCTACTTCCCGCTGCAGTTCGTCGACCCGAAGACCGGCCAGCCGGTCGGCTGGGAATATGATGCGATGGCCGCGCTCGCCGAGAAGCTCAACTTCTCCGTCGAGTACCAGAACACGTCGTGGGACGCGATGATCCAGGCCGTCTCCGACAAGCAGTACGACATGGGCATGACCGGCATCACCATCAAGGACGAGCGCAAGGAGAAGGTCGACTTCTCCGATCCCTACATGCTCTCCGAGATCTTCATGCTGGTCAGGGCCGACGAGAGCCGCTTCTCCGAGCCTAAGGCTTTTGCGGCCGACGACAAGCTGCTTGTCGGCGCGCAGGCGGGCACCTCGCCCTTCTACGTCGCGGTCTACAACGTGCTCGACGGCAACGAGGCCAATCCGCGCATCAAGCTGTTCGAGACCTTCGCGGCCTCGGTCGCCGCACTCCAGGCCGGCGACGTCGATCTGGTGCTCACAGACAGTGCCGGCGGCAAGGCGCTGGTTGCCGCCTCCGGCGGCAAGCTCAAGATGGTGGGCGCACCGCTGCAGGCGGAAGAGTTCGGCTTCATCTTCCCCAAGAGCTCGGACCTCGTCGCGCCGATCAATGCCGGCATCGCGGCGCTCAAGGCCGACGGCACGTTCGACGCGATCACGCAGAAATGGTTCGTCGATTACAAGCCCTGA
- a CDS encoding choline/ethanolamine kinase family protein has protein sequence MREMPASIDRAPGQMIDPITRIAVLPLWTGQVHTTLLPGGLGNQSYIVEDDGRKYVVRFGRDYPVQHVYRAWELMVSQAAHRAGFASEIVYTGPGVFVGVYIDGKNCSPQEVRAKADDIVRLVKRFHTEMPPHISGAAHMFWPFHTVRDYARTMRSERHRNAHLVEEWFAVSEELENAQAALPIVFGHNDLVCRNIVDDGERIWFVDYEHAGFTTSVCDLAGLASHSSFDDAQIDHVLDLYFGADLTPDVRRSFDAALAIMPLREALWGMLAETHLDIPHVDYVAYGTEKLETHRRALERFRSRYG, from the coding sequence ATGCGCGAGATGCCCGCGTCCATCGATCGCGCACCGGGACAGATGATCGACCCCATCACCCGCATAGCCGTCCTGCCGCTCTGGACGGGCCAGGTTCATACGACCCTCCTGCCGGGCGGACTGGGCAACCAGAGCTATATCGTCGAAGATGACGGCCGGAAGTATGTCGTGCGCTTCGGGCGCGACTATCCGGTGCAGCATGTCTACCGCGCCTGGGAGCTGATGGTCTCGCAGGCGGCGCACCGCGCCGGCTTCGCCTCGGAGATCGTCTATACCGGCCCCGGCGTCTTCGTTGGCGTCTACATCGACGGCAAGAACTGCTCGCCGCAGGAGGTGCGCGCCAAGGCCGACGACATCGTGCGCCTCGTCAAGCGGTTCCACACGGAGATGCCGCCCCATATCTCCGGCGCGGCGCATATGTTCTGGCCGTTCCACACGGTGCGGGACTATGCCCGCACCATGCGCAGCGAGCGGCATCGCAACGCCCATCTGGTCGAAGAGTGGTTCGCCGTGTCGGAGGAGCTTGAAAACGCCCAGGCCGCGTTGCCGATCGTGTTCGGGCACAACGATCTCGTCTGCCGCAACATTGTCGACGACGGCGAACGGATCTGGTTCGTCGACTACGAGCATGCCGGCTTCACCACATCGGTCTGCGATCTCGCCGGCCTCGCCTCGCATTCGTCCTTTGACGACGCGCAGATCGACCATGTGCTCGATCTCTATTTCGGCGCGGACCTCACGCCGGACGTGCGCCGCTCCTTCGACGCGGCCTTGGCGATCATGCCGCTGCGCGAGGCCCTTTGGGGAATGCTCGCCGAAACGCATCTCGACATTCCGCATGTCGACTACGTCGCCTACGGGACCGAAAAGCTCGAAACCCACCGCAGGGCGCTGGAGCGCTTTCGGAGCCGCTACGGCTGA
- a CDS encoding RrF2 family transcriptional regulator: MKRNSRLSASLHALVHMAQVPDQPMTSEEIAGWLHTNPVVVRRMVAGLREAGILSAARGHGGGWTLARPATSISLADVATALEESFLSINTQPENPSCLVERSVNRHLDGFRLEVEQLLAAKLARVTLADIATECGEGIAAYKENRHAV; encoded by the coding sequence ATGAAACGCAACTCGCGACTCTCCGCCTCCCTTCACGCGCTGGTGCACATGGCGCAGGTGCCCGACCAACCGATGACCTCGGAGGAGATCGCCGGGTGGCTGCACACCAATCCGGTGGTCGTGCGGCGCATGGTGGCAGGCCTGCGCGAGGCGGGCATCCTCTCGGCCGCGCGCGGACATGGCGGCGGCTGGACGCTCGCGAGGCCCGCCACGTCAATCTCGCTGGCGGATGTGGCCACGGCACTGGAGGAGAGCTTCCTGTCGATCAATACGCAACCGGAAAACCCGAGCTGTCTCGTCGAGAGGTCCGTCAACCGCCACCTCGACGGCTTCCGGCTCGAGGTCGAGCAATTGCTGGCGGCGAAACTGGCGCGCGTGACGCTCGCCGACATCGCCACCGAATGCGGCGAAGGCATCGCCGCCTACAAGGAGAACAGACATGCAGTATGA
- a CDS encoding GNAT family N-acetyltransferase gives MSEYTFDGYRPGSLAGVVGLHMDYYRDAWGFGIEFETKVALEMAEFLRRMEADRDLFLTAWDGEGRLAGSVTIDISGGGPRGAHLRWFIVSSATRGKGLGKELMSRAIAFCDKRAVPQVWLTTFAGLDAARGLYERHGFKLVTENDEDQWSGGVREQFFIRRKAR, from the coding sequence ATGAGTGAATACACATTCGACGGCTACAGACCCGGCAGCCTTGCCGGCGTGGTCGGCCTGCATATGGACTACTACCGCGACGCCTGGGGTTTCGGCATCGAGTTCGAGACCAAGGTGGCGCTGGAGATGGCCGAGTTCCTGCGCCGGATGGAAGCGGACCGCGACCTCTTCCTGACCGCCTGGGACGGCGAAGGCCGCCTCGCCGGCTCGGTGACGATCGATATCTCCGGTGGCGGACCACGGGGCGCGCACTTGCGCTGGTTCATCGTGTCCTCGGCGACGCGCGGCAAGGGACTTGGCAAGGAACTGATGTCCCGCGCCATCGCGTTCTGCGACAAGCGTGCTGTCCCGCAGGTCTGGCTGACGACCTTCGCTGGGCTCGACGCGGCGCGCGGGCTCTACGAAAGGCATGGTTTCAAGCTGGTGACGGAAAACGACGAGGACCAGTGGAGCGGCGGCGTGCGCGAGCAGTTCTTCATCCGCCGCAAGGCGCGCTGA
- a CDS encoding NAD(P)/FAD-dependent oxidoreductase, giving the protein MQYDVAIVGGSFAGLSAALQIARGKRRVVVVDAGLPRNRFASHSHGFLTRDGATPPDMLREARRQLLDYPTAEIVDGIVEAAEGQAGDFSLRLAGGNALSARRLVLAGGVSDTLPDIPGLAGEWGRRVIHCPYCHGYEFGDGPFGVLATEPMAFMKALLVSDWGPVKLFLNDALSPDAEQTAKLSARGVSLVPGRVEGVSSHEDGLSIQVAGAAATSVAALFVAPKTILSSDLPHQLGCTLAEGPMGAFISVDERKNTNVPGVFAAGDIARPMPTVALAVADGAMAGAAAHQSLIFE; this is encoded by the coding sequence ATGCAGTATGACGTTGCAATCGTGGGCGGCAGCTTTGCCGGCCTGTCCGCCGCGCTCCAGATCGCCCGCGGCAAGCGCAGAGTGGTCGTGGTCGACGCCGGCCTGCCGCGCAACCGCTTCGCCTCGCACTCGCACGGGTTCCTGACGCGCGATGGCGCGACCCCTCCCGACATGCTGCGAGAGGCGCGCCGCCAGTTGCTCGACTACCCGACCGCTGAAATCGTCGACGGTATCGTCGAGGCAGCCGAGGGGCAGGCAGGCGACTTCTCCCTCCGGCTCGCCGGCGGCAACGCCCTGTCGGCGCGCAGGCTGGTCCTTGCCGGCGGCGTCAGCGACACCTTGCCGGATATTCCGGGCCTCGCCGGCGAATGGGGGCGCCGCGTCATCCACTGCCCCTATTGCCATGGCTACGAGTTCGGCGACGGGCCGTTCGGTGTGCTGGCGACGGAGCCGATGGCCTTCATGAAGGCGCTGCTGGTGTCCGACTGGGGGCCGGTAAAACTCTTCCTCAACGATGCGCTGTCGCCCGACGCCGAGCAGACCGCGAAGCTGAGTGCGCGGGGCGTCAGCCTCGTCCCCGGCCGGGTCGAGGGCGTCTCCTCGCATGAAGACGGCCTGTCGATCCAGGTCGCCGGGGCAGCAGCAACGTCGGTCGCGGCGCTGTTCGTGGCGCCGAAAACCATTCTTTCGAGCGACCTGCCGCACCAGCTGGGCTGCACGCTGGCGGAGGGACCGATGGGCGCATTCATCTCCGTCGACGAGCGCAAGAACACCAATGTGCCCGGCGTTTTCGCCGCGGGAGACATCGCGCGGCCGATGCCGACGGTCGCGCTGGCCGTCGCGGACGGTGCAATGGCGGGCGCGGCGGCGCATCAGTCGCTGATCTTCGAGTAA
- a CDS encoding class I SAM-dependent DNA methyltransferase — MSADEASDALNQVYAAKSEAELAVAYAAWSNGYDRETAALGYCLPFVIAAWVARHVPVEAGPLLDAGCGSGLSGPYLAALGYQDIDGLDMSSEMLALARGRGVYRNLVEAALGARLPLADGAYAAVLSTGVFTEGHAPASSLDDMARIVRPGGALIFTVRDSVLDKGGFRAKFTELESAGRWARIEESPSFRAFAVAEPAVTVKAFVFRVRQP; from the coding sequence ATGAGCGCGGACGAGGCAAGCGATGCGTTGAACCAGGTCTATGCGGCGAAGAGCGAGGCCGAACTCGCCGTCGCCTATGCCGCCTGGTCGAACGGCTACGACCGCGAGACCGCCGCGCTCGGTTATTGCCTGCCCTTCGTCATCGCGGCCTGGGTCGCGCGGCATGTGCCGGTCGAGGCCGGGCCGCTGCTGGACGCCGGATGTGGCTCCGGCCTGTCCGGGCCGTATCTCGCTGCCTTGGGATACCAGGATATCGACGGGCTCGACATGTCGTCCGAGATGCTGGCGCTGGCGCGCGGTCGCGGCGTCTATCGCAATCTTGTCGAGGCCGCGCTCGGCGCCAGGCTGCCGCTCGCCGACGGCGCCTATGCGGCCGTCTTGTCGACCGGCGTGTTCACCGAAGGCCACGCGCCGGCGTCGAGCCTGGACGATATGGCGCGGATCGTCCGGCCGGGCGGCGCGCTGATCTTTACCGTGCGCGACAGCGTGCTGGACAAGGGCGGTTTCCGGGCGAAATTCACCGAACTCGAGAGCGCCGGCCGCTGGGCGCGGATCGAGGAGAGCCCGTCGTTCCGGGCCTTTGCCGTGGCGGAGCCGGCAGTAACGGTGAAGGCGTTCGTGTTCCGGGTTCGTCAGCCGTAG
- a CDS encoding amino acid ABC transporter permease encodes MAPPPSRDFPYWLVAAVLVGIAAALSIAASDLYAQIFVTVAKGIGITIFVTIVAFALASALGLGVALMGLSRSKVLSQVARFYIEIIRGVPILVLLFWIAFAGVPAFVALWNALTAPLQAAGLLGEMQVRDVSLLWRAVIALMIAYSSFIAEIFRAGIQSVPEGQIDAAKTLGLTRAQRFRHIVWPQAFRTILPPYSNDFIAMVKDSSLVSVLGVADITQMGKVYAAGSFRFFETYSIVAYIYLLLTISLSLALRGLERRMRYRSEA; translated from the coding sequence GTGGCTCCGCCACCTTCACGGGACTTTCCCTACTGGCTTGTCGCCGCCGTCCTCGTCGGGATCGCCGCGGCGCTGTCGATCGCCGCGAGTGATCTCTACGCGCAGATCTTCGTCACGGTCGCGAAGGGGATCGGCATCACCATCTTCGTGACGATCGTCGCCTTCGCGCTTGCCTCGGCGCTGGGGCTCGGCGTGGCATTGATGGGCCTGTCGCGGTCGAAGGTGCTGAGCCAGGTCGCGCGCTTCTACATCGAGATCATACGTGGCGTGCCGATCCTGGTCCTCCTGTTCTGGATCGCCTTTGCCGGCGTGCCGGCCTTCGTCGCGCTGTGGAATGCATTGACCGCGCCCCTCCAGGCGGCCGGCCTGCTCGGCGAGATGCAGGTGCGGGACGTGTCGCTGCTCTGGCGCGCGGTCATCGCGCTGATGATCGCCTATTCGTCCTTCATCGCCGAGATTTTCCGGGCCGGCATCCAGTCGGTGCCGGAAGGCCAGATAGACGCCGCCAAGACCCTCGGCCTCACGCGTGCGCAGCGGTTCCGGCATATCGTCTGGCCGCAGGCCTTCCGCACCATCCTGCCGCCCTACAGCAACGATTTCATCGCGATGGTGAAGGATTCCTCGCTGGTCTCCGTGCTCGGCGTCGCCGACATCACGCAGATGGGCAAGGTCTACGCCGCCGGCTCGTTCCGGTTCTTCGAGACCTATTCGATCGTGGCCTACATCTACCTGCTGCTGACCATATCGCTGTCGCTGGCGCTGAGGGGCCTTGAACGGAGAATGCGCTACAGGAGCGAGGCATGA
- the rplS gene encoding 50S ribosomal protein L19: MDIIRQLEAEQAAKIEEKRKFPEFQPGDTVRVQVRVTEGSRTRVQAYEGVCIARKGAGFQESFTVRKISYGEGVERVFPVYSPLVEAVEIVRRGKVRRAKLYYLRDRRGKSARISENTGVRARKLNDAERDALNAERARIEAEKIAAAEALAKEKAAQDAAEAKAAAEAAKAAEAASE, from the coding sequence ATGGATATCATCCGTCAGCTTGAGGCCGAGCAGGCCGCGAAGATCGAAGAAAAGCGCAAGTTCCCCGAGTTCCAGCCCGGCGATACCGTCCGCGTCCAGGTGCGCGTCACCGAAGGCAGCCGCACCCGCGTGCAGGCCTATGAAGGCGTCTGCATCGCGCGCAAGGGCGCCGGCTTCCAGGAAAGCTTCACCGTTCGCAAGATCTCCTATGGCGAGGGCGTCGAGCGCGTGTTCCCCGTCTATTCGCCGCTGGTCGAGGCGGTCGAGATCGTCCGCCGCGGCAAGGTGCGCCGCGCCAAGCTCTATTACCTGCGCGACCGTCGCGGCAAGTCGGCCCGCATCTCCGAGAACACCGGCGTGCGCGCCCGCAAGCTGAACGACGCCGAGCGCGATGCGCTGAACGCCGAGCGCGCCCGCATCGAGGCCGAGAAGATCGCCGCCGCCGAGGCGCTGGCGAAGGAAAAGGCAGCCCAGGACGCCGCCGAGGCCAAGGCCGCTGCCGAGGCCGCCAAGGCAGCGGAAGCTGCCAGCGAGTAA